The DNA segment gttgaaaccacgatttaatcGGTTGAATGAGTCACACAGTTATACAATTGATTCAAAAAGCAGTTTCAAAACTTCCAGCcaactaagtgacaaacaaccgattatttcgacaAATCAACCGGTTCTTTTCCCTTTTCTTGGAAAAGCACTTAGTTTCTTAAAGCAGATTTaatcaagctttgtgtaggcTTCAAGGAATGATCTTTACAAAGATTATAAACAACCTAATTGAAACCCAAACCTAGAAAGCAGcacagcttcaggcttcatgtggatttgatgCATAAAAACTCCCATCTTCAACATCGAGCCTGTAGGCTCCATTTTCGAGTACTTCCACCACGCGGAATGGGCCAgtccatttgggagacaacttattctccaactcgtaagggtgagcctTTCGCATTACCAAGTCGGCGATTTGGAAATGCCAAGGTCTGAAATTGGTCTTTTGCTTcagctccacccttctcttcaaggcttcagcTCTGACGCATGCTTGCTTTCGTACCTCGTCGAATAGGTCTAGGTTTGCCTTCCTCCCTTCATTAGATTCTTCCACCATGGAATCATGGcaagctctcctggatctctacagGGATCATGACGTCAGACCCGTTAACCAGACTGAAGGGTGTCTCCTTTGTGGTGGATTGAGGAgtggtgtggtaggcccacaAGATTCTGGCACCTCTTCTGCCCATAttcccttagctttctccaaCCTCCTTTTCAAACCCCTTAGCAAGACTCtgttggcagactcgacctgGTCTTTCGTCTAAGGATGCTCCACTGAGTCAAACACCTGTTTGATCCCAAGCGTTGTGCAAAACTTTCCCaactgttggcttgcaaactgggtacTGTTATCACACACCAAGTGTCTCAGGACCCCAAAACGACAACtgatgtttctccacacgaagTGCTGAACCTTGTAGGCGGTTATCTGTGCAATTGGTTCAacttctatccacttggtgaaatactcgattgCCACCATTAGGTATTTAATTTGACGAATTGCCAAAGGGAACGAACCTAAGATGTctattccccaagtatggaaaggaCAGGGACTATGTATTGATCGCAACTCTTTAGGGGATGCATGATGCTAGTCAGCATGCTTCTGACATTGCTCGCATCGCTGTGCATACCTCATGCAGTCCTCCTTCATAGTCGGCCAATAGTACCCTGCACGAACGACCTTCAGGGAGAGAGATCTTTGTCCAACATGGCTTCCACAAATGCcatcatggagctctgccaagATACAGGTACACAGATCCCCACTCACACAGGTGAGGACGGGATGAGTGTAGCCTTGACGGAACAACTTTCCATCAATCAGGGTATAACTTCCTGCGTTTCTCTTGACCGCCTTCGCTTTTGCAGGCTCTGCCAAGAGCATTCTATCAGCAAGG comes from the Phaseolus vulgaris cultivar G19833 chromosome 8, P. vulgaris v2.0, whole genome shotgun sequence genome and includes:
- the LOC137825008 gene encoding uncharacterized protein; the protein is MDWCWGLFHQKVPKIRVYGLSGEESLDVLQVAIVETWMTPYQRYLADRMLLAEPAKAKAVKRNAGSYTLIDGKLFRQGYTHPVLTCVSGDLCTCILAELHDGICGSHVGQRSLSLKVVRAGYYWPTMKEDCMRYAQRCEQCQKHAD